A single region of the Phyllostomus discolor isolate MPI-MPIP mPhyDis1 chromosome 14, mPhyDis1.pri.v3, whole genome shotgun sequence genome encodes:
- the MYBPHL gene encoding myosin-binding protein H-like gives MEAATVQEVALGSMLKVKEASPTDAEEPQTSPRQGASSPIPQLLAPLEELPKIWLPRALRQTYIRKVGDTVNLLVPFQGKPKPQASWTHNGCALDANRVSVRNGERDSILFIREAQRADSGCYKLSVQLGGLEATATIDILVIERPGPPQSVKLVDVWGSSATLEWTPPQDTGNTALLGYTVQKADTKSGLWFTVRERYHRTNCIISNLIVGNSYAFRVFAENQCGLSETAPITADLAHIQKAATVYKTKGFAQRDFSEAPKFTQPLANCTTVTGYDTQLFCCVRACPKPKITWLKNKMDIQGNPKYRALTQLGICSLEIRKPGPFDGGIYTCKAVNPLGEASVDCRVDVIAPL, from the exons ATGGAGGCAGCCACAGTGCAGGAGGTGGCCTTGGGATCCATGCTGaaggtgaaagaagccagcccaACGGATGCTGAAGAGCCCCAGACTTCACCTCGACAGGGGGCCAGCAGCCCcattccccagctcctggcccctcTAGAAG AGCTCCCTAAGATCTGGCTACCTcgggccctgaggcagacctaCATCCGGAAGGTTGGAGACACTGTGAACCTACTAGTTCCATTCCAG GGCAAACCCAAACCTCAAGCCTCCTGGACACATAACGGCTGTGCCTTGGATGCCAACCGTGTGAGCGTCCGGAATGGGGAGCGGGACTCCATCCTCTTTATCCGAGAAGCCCAACGTGCTGACTCAGGATGCTACAAGCTCAGTGTGCAGTTGGGCGGCCTGGAGGCCACTGCCACCATTGACATCTTGGTTATCG AAAGGCCGGGCCCTCCTCAGAGTGTCAAGTTGGTGGACGTTTGGGGCTCCAGCGCTACTCTGGAGTGGACACCTCCCCAAGACACAGGCAACACGGCACTCCTGGGATACACGGTGCAGAAGGCTGACACAAAATCTGGG CTGTGGTTCACAGTGCGGGAGCGTTATCACCGTACCAACTGCATCATCTCCAACCTCATTGTCGGCAACTCCTATGCATTTCGAGTCTTTGCCGAGAACCAGTGTGGGCTCAGTGAGACAGCCCCCATCACTGCCGACCTTGCCCACATCCAGAAAGCAG CTACTGTTTACAAGACCAAGGGGTTTGCCCAGCGAGATTTCTCTGAAGCCCCAAAGTTCACCCAGCCTCTGGCAAACTGCACTACAGTCACCGGCTATGACACCCAGCTCTTCTGCTGTGTCCGGGCCTGTCCCAAG CCAAAGATTACCTGGCTGAAGAATAAGATGGATATCCAAGGCAACCCCAAGTACAGAGCCCTCACTCAACTGGGGATCTGCTCACTGGAAATCCGCAAGCCTGGCCCCTTTGATGGGGGCATCTACACCTGCAAGGCAGTTAACCCCCTGGGGGAGGCATCCGTGGACTGCCGTGTGGATGTGATAG CTCCTCTTTGA